From a single Planococcus shenhongbingii genomic region:
- a CDS encoding SDR family oxidoreductase encodes MNVLDLFKLEGKTAIVTGGGRGLGAQIAEGFAEAGANVVVCSRKLDACEEISEQLKQKGVKSLALVCDVTNPEDVKRVVRKTLEEFGTIDILVNNSGATWGAPVLDMPLDAWHKVMEVNVTGTFLMSREVGETMIRQKSGKIINIASVAGLGGIDPRLMDTIGYNTSKGAVITFTKDLAAKWGQFNINVNALAPGFFPTKMSKALIEQGGDRLLDQTPLRRFGTEEDLKGAAVFLASKASDYVTGDVVIVDGGMHAI; translated from the coding sequence ATGAACGTACTGGATCTTTTCAAATTGGAAGGCAAGACGGCAATTGTAACAGGAGGCGGTCGGGGATTGGGAGCACAAATCGCTGAAGGTTTCGCAGAGGCAGGCGCAAATGTAGTTGTATGCTCAAGAAAATTAGACGCTTGCGAAGAAATCAGTGAACAGTTGAAGCAAAAAGGCGTTAAATCTCTTGCGCTTGTCTGTGATGTTACAAATCCCGAAGACGTTAAAAGAGTAGTCCGAAAAACGCTGGAGGAGTTTGGCACAATCGATATTTTAGTCAATAATTCCGGGGCTACATGGGGGGCTCCTGTCCTCGATATGCCGCTGGATGCCTGGCATAAAGTTATGGAAGTCAACGTAACCGGTACATTTCTCATGAGCCGTGAAGTGGGAGAAACGATGATCCGGCAAAAAAGCGGCAAGATCATCAACATTGCGTCTGTAGCCGGCCTTGGTGGAATCGATCCGCGCTTGATGGATACTATTGGCTACAATACCAGCAAAGGGGCTGTCATCACTTTCACAAAGGATTTAGCAGCCAAGTGGGGCCAGTTCAATATAAACGTCAATGCACTAGCACCAGGATTTTTCCCGACAAAAATGTCGAAAGCGCTGATTGAACAAGGCGGCGACCGATTGCTCGATCAGACGCCATTGCGTCGGTTTGGCACGGAAGAAGACCTGAAAGGGGCAGCAGTGTTTTTAGCTTCAAAGGCTTCGGATTATGTGACCGGAGATGTAGTGATTGTAGACGGCGGCATGCACGCCATCTGA
- a CDS encoding TetR/AcrR family transcriptional regulator, producing the protein MKAKIKQQSILLFEQKGFSETSIQDIVDVLGVTKGTFYYYFPSKEQLLMDIHSNYIDDLLRRQEAIQETEMYNREKLQAIVELLIGDIQDHGPSARVFFREMRHLASENAEKVKKKREQFRLNIEKLISQGIEEGEFRNEMPPDIVAFAILGVTNWSYQWFNPNGEISAERLAAIYSDLILNGIT; encoded by the coding sequence ATGAAAGCAAAAATCAAACAGCAAAGCATACTGCTATTCGAGCAAAAGGGCTTTAGTGAGACATCCATTCAGGATATCGTGGATGTTCTCGGAGTTACAAAGGGAACTTTCTATTATTACTTTCCAAGTAAAGAGCAGCTTTTAATGGATATCCATTCAAATTATATCGACGATTTGCTGAGAAGACAGGAAGCAATCCAGGAAACCGAGATGTACAATCGGGAAAAGCTTCAAGCGATTGTGGAACTGCTGATAGGCGACATCCAAGATCATGGGCCGAGCGCCCGGGTCTTTTTCAGAGAAATGAGGCATTTGGCTTCCGAAAATGCAGAAAAAGTGAAGAAGAAACGGGAACAATTCCGGCTGAATATTGAAAAGCTGATTTCCCAGGGAATTGAGGAAGGGGAGTTTCGGAATGAAATGCCGCCTGATATTGTGGCATTCGCTATTTTGGGAGTCACAAACTGGAGTTACCAATGGTTCAACCCGAACGGCGAAATATCCGCCGAGCGTTTGGCAGCAATCTACAGCGACCTGATATTGAACGGGATTACTTAA
- a CDS encoding 3-hydroxyacyl-CoA dehydrogenase family protein, which produces MNDLRIHKIAVIGAGQMGHQIAMLCALGGIHTALFDIDEEALIKARKALEILMGQWVLKQKITEPEKVEAFNRLQFTSDLEKAAGDADYVIEAVTEKLEVKREIFKQLDHIAPKHAILASNSSTIVNSLLAEVTGRPEKVCNMHFFFPPLVMDCVEVVMSEKTSEDTAQISLELCKRINRTGVLLRKEISGFVANRILGALQKEAIHLYEEGIADFKEIDLIVKKALRHPIGPFELMDLSGIDVVYYVMQQQYSETGDPADKPPAFIEEKVKARELGRKTGKGFYDYKKDEVKAP; this is translated from the coding sequence GTGAATGATTTGCGGATCCATAAAATAGCGGTAATCGGAGCAGGGCAGATGGGACATCAAATTGCGATGCTATGCGCACTTGGCGGCATTCATACAGCGCTTTTTGATATTGATGAAGAAGCTTTGATAAAAGCTCGGAAAGCATTGGAAATACTCATGGGCCAGTGGGTGCTGAAACAGAAAATCACGGAACCCGAAAAAGTAGAAGCTTTTAATCGGCTGCAATTTACCAGTGACTTGGAAAAAGCGGCTGGCGATGCCGATTACGTGATTGAAGCTGTGACCGAAAAATTAGAGGTAAAGCGTGAGATTTTCAAGCAATTGGATCATATTGCTCCGAAACATGCCATCCTTGCATCAAACAGTTCAACAATCGTCAATTCATTGCTGGCAGAAGTGACAGGTCGCCCTGAGAAAGTCTGCAATATGCACTTCTTTTTTCCGCCGCTGGTCATGGATTGTGTCGAAGTGGTCATGAGCGAAAAAACATCCGAAGACACTGCACAAATTTCACTCGAATTATGCAAAAGGATCAACCGTACAGGAGTGTTGCTGCGGAAAGAAATTTCAGGCTTTGTCGCGAACCGGATTCTCGGAGCGCTTCAAAAAGAAGCAATTCATTTGTACGAAGAAGGCATTGCCGATTTCAAGGAAATTGATTTAATTGTAAAAAAAGCACTTCGGCATCCAATCGGTCCATTTGAATTAATGGATTTGTCCGGCATAGACGTGGTTTATTACGTCATGCAACAGCAATACTCGGAAACCGGAGACCCGGCGGATAAGCCTCCTGCTTTTATTGAAGAGAAAGTAAAGGCTAGGGAACTTGGCCGGAAAACCGGAAAGGGCTTTTATGATTATAAAAAAGATGAGGTGAAAGCGCCATGA